In Candidatus Binatia bacterium, the genomic stretch CACCGTCGCGAAATGCGACCCTCGCCGGTGCACGAACCACTCCCGAGCCGGTGGCCGCCTTGGCGTCGACCGTATGCACGTACGGACGCGACGCCTCGTCGATCCTGACGGTGCCATCCGGCTGCGGCTGCGAGGTTCCGCTGGAGAACGAAAGCCGGGGCTCCTCACTTCTGCTGCAGGAGCTGCAGGAGAAGGAACAGGCGACTGCCATTGTCGCCAACAGCATTCTGCCGAGCTTGGGTACGATCCGCGGCTGTGGCATGGCTCTTGGTTAGAGCCAATTCCATGCCAGAGGCCGACCGGCAGCATATGCCCGAAAATGCAGCGAGAATGGCTGCGGCAGCCGCCCCGGCTTTCGGGCAAATCCGCCCCGGTCTCGGCATTTTTGCCTCACGCGGGCGGCGCTGGAGCATCTGCCTCGACATCGTGCTGACCGGAGCACTGGCCGGCATCGCGCTGTTCGGTGTCTACGGGTTCGGCATGGTGCTGCGCGAGAAGACCGACCTTCGCACTGCAGTCACCCGCGAGATGCGCATTCTCGGCGAAAGCCTGCGCGTCGCGGTCCAGAACGCAGTGCGCGACCAGCAGCTCGACGACGTGCGCGAGATCCTGGACAAGCTCGACCTCGAGGATGCCACCGTCGACATCACCGTGAGCGACGTCACGGGCAAGCTGCTGGCCGAGTCTCCCGGCGCCGAGTTCGCCGAGCCGGAAAAATCGGTGGCGACGGCGGTGCTTTCCGGCGTTTCGTCCACGCTTCGCTACCCGCGCGAAGAAGATCCGGGGCCGGCCATCCTCGGCCTGCCACTTCGCGACGATACCGGCAGGATGATCGGGGTGCTGACGCTGCTGCGACCGCTCGACGACGTGCGCCGCGATCTCAGCAGCACGCGCGAAGGCGTCATCGAGACCGTCGTGCTGTTCGTATTCGCCATCGCCGGCATCGGCTGGTTCACCGGCACGCTGTTCGTTCGCCGCCCGCTGCAGGACGTTCGCTCCACCGTGGCCGCCGTGCGGGCGGGCAACTTCGAGCAGCACATCCGCGTGCGGCGCGAAGACGAGATCGGCGCGCTGGCCGGGGAGTTCAACCAGATGATCGATGCGCTGGCCGATGCGCGCCGCCGCCGCGACGAAGAGATCGTCGTGCGCGGCCGTCTCGAGCGAGGTCTGGCCGAAGTGGCCAAGCTGGCCGCGACGGGCCAGCTCGCATCGTCGCTCGCCCACGAGATCGGCTCGCCGCTTCAGGTCATGGCCGGCCGGGCCCGCAGCCTGGCCGACCATCCCGACGATGCGGTGGGCACGCGACGCAATGCGCTGATCCTCGTCGAGCAGTGCGCCCGCGTGGCCCGCATCGTCGGGCAGCTTCTCAACGTCGGGCGACGCTCGACGCCGAAGTTCGCCGTCTTCGACGTCGTCGCGGCAGTGCGGCCGGTGGCCGAGCTGCTTGCTCTGGAGGCCGAGCGCAGTCGTATTTCAGTCGATTTCCGAGCAGGGGCCGCGCCGATCGAGATCGAAGGCAACATCGACCACGTCCAGCAGATCGTCCTCAACCTCGTCAGCAACGCGCTGGCGGCCACTGCCGGCGCCGGTCGTATCGAAGTGACGCTCGATGCCATCGGCGAAGGCGCCAGGCTGCGCGTCGCCGACCACGGTCGCGGCATCCCTACCGAGGATCTGGCGCGCGTGTTCGAGCCTTTTTTCACGACGCGCGCCGAGCAGGGCGGCACCGGCCTCGGCCTCGCGATCGTCAAGACCATCGTCAAGGAGCACGGCGGAACGATCGATCTCGACTCTTCACCCGGCCATGGCACCACGGTCACGGTCGTGTTGCCTTTTCGCAAACAGGCACCGGGGCTTGCCGAGGTGAACTGGTGACCACCGCGTCGGTACGCGGGCGCCTTCTCGTCGTCGACGACGACGCGGCCGTCGTCGAGTTCCTCGTCGAGGAGCTCGCGCGCGAGGGATTCGAGGCTCGCGGTGCAACCAGCGGACGCGAGGCGCTCGATGCCTTGGAAGCAGCGGCCTACGACCTCGTGATCGCCGACGTCGAGATGCCGGGGATGCGCGGGCCCGAGCTGCTCGCCGAGCTCCAGCGCCGGCGCCCGCGGCTGCCGGTCATCCTGATCACCGGCTTCGGCAGCATCGAGCTTGCCGTGCAGACGGTGAGGGCAGGGGCCACCGATTTCCTGGCCAAGCCGTTCACTACCAGCGCGCTCGTGATCGCGGTGGACCGCGCGCTACGCGACCGCCAGATGCGTCGCGAGATCGTGCGCCTTCGCCGCGAGCTGACCGGCGAGTCCGGCGAGATCGTTGCGCAGAGCGAGCGCATGCGCGCCGTCGTCGATCTTGCGCGACGAGTCTCGCGCAGCGATTCGACGGTGTTTCTCACCGGAGAGAGTGGGGTGGGAAAAGGGGTGCTCGCCCGCTTCATCCACCGTGCGAGCGCTCGCGCGGCGGGGCCTTTCGTGCAGGTCAACTGCGGCGCGCTGCCGTCCGGGCTCGTCGAGAGCGAGCTGTTCGGTGTCAGGCGCGGCGCGTTCACCGACGCGCGCGAGAATCGCGACGGCGCGTTCGTGCAGGCGAGCAGCGGCACCTTGTTCCTCGACGAGATCGGCGAGATGCCGGCCGAGGCGCAGACGGCGCTGCTTCATGTGCTCGAAAGCGCGATGATCCGCCCTGTCGGCGGAGAACGGGACCTGCCGGTCGACGTGCGCGTCATCGCCGCGACCAACCGCCCGACCGACGAGGCGCTGCGCGAGAAGAAGCTGCGCGCCGATCTCTATTTCCGTCTCAACGTGATCCGCCTCGACGTGCCTCCGCTGCGCGAGCGCCGCGACGACATTCCGGCTCTCGTCGAATACTTCCTCGAGCGCAGCGGCGCGCGCATCGGTCGCGATATTCTCGGCGTCGGCGAAGACGCGATGCGCTGGCTGCTCAGCTACCAGTGGCCGGGAAACGTGCGCGAGCTGGCCAACGTGATCGAAAGGGCGGTCGTGCTCGGCGACAGCGAGATCCTCGGTCTGGAGGACCTCGTCGAGCCCGGCGGGCTGCTTCCTGCCGCCGGGGAGTTCGTCGGGGCGGCCGCATCGCGGGGACTGACGCTGTCGCAGGTCGAAGTGGCCTACATCCGCAGTGTCATCGACGCCTGCGGCGGCAACGTCACGCGCGCGGCCACCGTGCTCGGCATTGACCGGCGCACCGTCTATCGCCGCCTCGGTGAATCCGACGGCGGCGAAACCAGGTCCGACTGAGCCATTCCGCCACCCGCGCTGCACTCCTCGAGCGTCCGCCGGGCCGCAGGAACCGTTTTTCGGATGTTGGCAGCAACCGGCACCTGTCGCCGCAGGGTGACCGGCTCTGGCGCCGGCGCGCACTGCTGGTATACGACGGCGACGTGGAGCCTTCTTTGACCGGTCCGATCGGTTCGGCCGCCGCGATGCCGCAAGGGGCAGGGCGCACCGAGGTTGCCTGGAGCCGCGCCAGCGACTTTCGGCTGATCGCGGGCGCGTCGCTCGTCAATGCAAGCGTCGCGCTCGCGGTGCTCGCCGTCTTCGGCATCGAGTCGCCCGGGATCGAGCTTGCGCTGCGCATCACGGCGCGCGTCTCGATGCTGTGGTTCCTGCTCGCGTACCTGGCCTGGCCCGTTTCGGTGCTGGGACCGGAAGCTCTCGGCCGGCGTCTGCTCGCGAAGCGGCGAGCGTTCGGAATCATTTTCGGCATCAGCATGTCGATGCACGTCGCGTTCATCCTGAGGATGTTTGCGCTCTATATTCCCGAGCGGCCACCGATGGTGCAGACGGCCGATTTCACGATCGGGATTCCCGGGCTGATGCTGGTTGCGGCGATGACCCTGACGTCGTTCGACGCGCTCAAGAAAGCTGTCGGTCCGCAGCGCTGGGGCCAACTCCATCGGGTAGGATTGCACTTCGTGTGGGCAGTGTTCTTCCTGTGCCTGACGGACAGCGTCGGCCGCAAGCAGGCGGTTTCTCCGCTGCTCGAATACGGGTTTTTCATCGCGATGCTGCTGGCGGCGGCAACGCTGCGTTTTGTCGCGTGGCGCCGGTTTGCTCGCGTGGCAGGCCGGTGGTGAGGTCGGTCCGCATGGCACGGGTAGAAACGCTCGAAGCGGCGGCCGTGGCCGACGACTCCTGGAAATCCGACCCGTGGCTCGGCGCGTTCCCGCCGCTGATGGCGCGGCAGCCCGATCCTTACGCCGTGC encodes the following:
- a CDS encoding HAMP domain-containing sensor histidine kinase — translated: MAAAAAPAFGQIRPGLGIFASRGRRWSICLDIVLTGALAGIALFGVYGFGMVLREKTDLRTAVTREMRILGESLRVAVQNAVRDQQLDDVREILDKLDLEDATVDITVSDVTGKLLAESPGAEFAEPEKSVATAVLSGVSSTLRYPREEDPGPAILGLPLRDDTGRMIGVLTLLRPLDDVRRDLSSTREGVIETVVLFVFAIAGIGWFTGTLFVRRPLQDVRSTVAAVRAGNFEQHIRVRREDEIGALAGEFNQMIDALADARRRRDEEIVVRGRLERGLAEVAKLAATGQLASSLAHEIGSPLQVMAGRARSLADHPDDAVGTRRNALILVEQCARVARIVGQLLNVGRRSTPKFAVFDVVAAVRPVAELLALEAERSRISVDFRAGAAPIEIEGNIDHVQQIVLNLVSNALAATAGAGRIEVTLDAIGEGARLRVADHGRGIPTEDLARVFEPFFTTRAEQGGTGLGLAIVKTIVKEHGGTIDLDSSPGHGTTVTVVLPFRKQAPGLAEVNW
- a CDS encoding sigma-54 dependent transcriptional regulator; the encoded protein is MTTASVRGRLLVVDDDAAVVEFLVEELAREGFEARGATSGREALDALEAAAYDLVIADVEMPGMRGPELLAELQRRRPRLPVILITGFGSIELAVQTVRAGATDFLAKPFTTSALVIAVDRALRDRQMRREIVRLRRELTGESGEIVAQSERMRAVVDLARRVSRSDSTVFLTGESGVGKGVLARFIHRASARAAGPFVQVNCGALPSGLVESELFGVRRGAFTDARENRDGAFVQASSGTLFLDEIGEMPAEAQTALLHVLESAMIRPVGGERDLPVDVRVIAATNRPTDEALREKKLRADLYFRLNVIRLDVPPLRERRDDIPALVEYFLERSGARIGRDILGVGEDAMRWLLSYQWPGNVRELANVIERAVVLGDSEILGLEDLVEPGGLLPAAGEFVGAAASRGLTLSQVEVAYIRSVIDACGGNVTRAATVLGIDRRTVYRRLGESDGGETRSD